Proteins encoded within one genomic window of Balaenoptera musculus isolate JJ_BM4_2016_0621 chromosome 12, mBalMus1.pri.v3, whole genome shotgun sequence:
- the LOC118905479 gene encoding ubiquitin-conjugating enzyme E2 D3-like, translating to MVLKLINKELSDLAGDPPAQCSAGPVGDMFHWQATIMGPNDSPYQGGVFLLTIHFPTDYPFKPPKVAFTTRIYHPNINSNGSICLDILRSQWSPALTISKVLLSICSLLCDPNTHDPLVPEIAWIYKTDRDKYNRLSWERTQKYAM from the coding sequence ATGGTGCTGAAATTGATTAATAAGGAACTTAGTGATTTGGCCGGTGACCCTCCAGCACAATGTTCTGCAGGTCCAGTTGGGGATATGTTTCATTGGCAAGCCACAATTATGGGACCTAATGACAGCCCATATCAAGGCGGTGTATTCCTTTTGACAATTCATTTTCCTACAGACTACCCCTTCAAACCACCTAAGGTTGCATTTACAACAAGAATTTATCATCCAAATATTAACAGTAATGGCAGCATTTGTCTCGATATTCTAAGATCACAGTGGTCTCCTGCTTTAACTATTTCTAAAGTTCTTTTATCCATTTGTTCACTGCTATGTGATCCAAACACACATGACCCTCTAGTGCCAGAGATTGCATGGATCTATAAAACAGACAGAGATAAGTACAACAGACTATCTTGGGAACGGACTCAGAAGTATGCCATGTGA
- the GTF3C6 gene encoding general transcription factor 3C polypeptide 6 — MAAAAEEPSRGYWDEEEEEAEQLVLVELSGIIDSDFLSKCENKCKILGIDTEKPILQVDSYVFAGEYEDTLGTCVIFEENVEHVDAEGNNKTVLKYKCHTMKKLSMTRTLLTEKKEGEENIGGVEWLQIKENDFSCRPNMICSFLHENEEDEVVAPDPDKSLELEEQEIQMKDNSNLSYEQEKPPNLDIEDSGPLIDIPSETEGSVFMETQETALEITPR; from the exons ATGGCGGCGGCGGCCGAGGAGCCGAGTCGGGGGTACtgggacgaggaggaggaggaggca GAGCAGTTGGTTCTGGTGGAATTATCAGGAATTATTGATTCAGACTTTCTctcaaaatgtgaaaataaatgcaaGATTTTG GGAATTGATACTGAGAAGCCCATTCTGCAAGTGGACAGCTATGTCTTTGCTGGAGAGTATGAAG ACACTCTTGGGACCTGtgttatatttgaagaaaatgttgaACATG TGGATGCAGAAGGCAATAATAAAACAGTGCTAAAATATAAATGCCACACAATGAAGAAGCTCAGCATGACAAGAACTCTTCtgacagaaaagaaggaaggagaagaaaacatag GTGGTGTGGAATGGCTGCAAATCAAGGAAAATGATTTCTCCTGTAGACCCAACAtgatttgtagttttctgcatgAAAATGAAGAGGATGAAGTTGTAGCTCCAGACCCAGATAAATCTTTGGAGTTGGAAGAGCAAGAGATTCAAATGAAAGATAATTCAAACCTGAGTTATGAACAGGAGAAACCACCGAACTTGGATATAGAGGATTCTGGTCCTCTTATTGATATCCCTTCTGAGACAGAAGGCTCTGTTTTTATGGAAACTCAAGAAACTGCCTTAGAAATCACTCCTAGATGA